The window CCCAAATACCAATGTTTTTGAGCTTAAATTCCCTTTAAGCTAAATTTTATCTTCCTTAAGGTTTTTTTAAGGTCCTTGTATTGATTTTTGCACCTCATTAAAGTAGGTGCATTATATGATGAACAATATAAGATCAGGAAAACTCATTCTCATTCTTTTATTATTTTCTCTTGCGACAAAGGCACAAGACACCTTACAACTAAGTCGTGAACAAGCCGAAGCGCTATTCCTGAAAGACAACTTACGGCTCATTGCTGAAAAGCTGAACATTTCTCAGGCCGAAGCAATGGCAATGCAAGCCAACCTATGGCCTAATCCTAGTTTTACATTGGACCAAGTAAACTTTTGGGCCACGAATGCCCAAACCGGTGGGAAAGAAGTAATCCCCTCACTCGGAGGCTTGCCCACCAACCAACAATTCGGCTTTGGGATAGAACAAATTATTCTTACAGCCAGAAAACGAAAAAAATTAGTTGCCTTAGAAGAGGTCTCTGTAGAAAAGTCCAAACAGTATTTCGAAGATTTACTAAGGAACTTAAAAATAGAATTTCGCAATCAACTCACCAGGTTGCAATACCTCCAGTTCAGTAAAAGCATTTATCAAAATCAGCTTAATTCTATCCGCTTACTTACAATAGCCTATAAAAACCAGGTAGAGGAAGGAAATGTTTCGCAAGGAGAATTCATACGATTAAAAGCCATGGAACTGGAGATAGCTAAAACCATTAATGAATTTAATCGAGAAGTTAATGAAGCCCAAAAAGAACTGAAGGTTTTCATGCATTTACCTGCGACCACACATTTACAAATTACTGATGAAGGATTTTTGAAAGACACTGAGCAATTCAGTCAACTTGCTCTGAATGATATTATTGAGCAAGCTAAAATACACCGTCCGGATTATAGAATAACACAATTGGAAGAAACATACTACAATAATTTGCATGCTTTCGAAAAAGCCCAAAGAATCCCAAATCTTACACTTAGTAGCGCATATGACAGAGGGGGTAACGCAATGCTCGATTTTGTAGGCTTTGGGGTATCCATGGATTTGCCATTTTTTAACAGGAATCAGGGTAATATTAGGCACGCACAAATTGGAATAAAAAAATCTAAAATTCTTAGAAAGGAAAAAACTCTTAAGATTGAAAATGAAATTGTACTCTCCTACCAAAACCTATCCAACGCAGTGTTTTTTCTAGATGAAATAGCGTCTGATTATGAAAGCACCCTTGACGGCCTGCTTACAAGTTATACACAAAATTTTATCGAAAGAAACATCAGCATGCTTGAATACCTTGATTTTTTGGAAGCCTATCTGGAAAACAAAAAAGTTATCCTTGAAGCAGGGAAGGATGTCAATGAAATGGCGGAGGAACTTAACTACACCGTTGGTATGGATTTGATTAAATAAACCATTGAATTAAAATGAACACAAAAAATATAAATCCGGTAATAATTTGCTGTCTGGTGGCAGCCATTTTTCTAAGCAGTTGTTCCAATTCTGAGGAGCAAAGCAACGTTGCTGAAAACGATAATTATTGTATAGAGGAAAGTCTTAAGACCAAGATTGAATTGGACCGGCCAAAAACGCAATTTGTAACCGAAGAAATTTTACTTACGGGAA of the Cyclobacterium marinum DSM 745 genome contains:
- a CDS encoding TolC family protein, which produces MMNNIRSGKLILILLLFSLATKAQDTLQLSREQAEALFLKDNLRLIAEKLNISQAEAMAMQANLWPNPSFTLDQVNFWATNAQTGGKEVIPSLGGLPTNQQFGFGIEQIILTARKRKKLVALEEVSVEKSKQYFEDLLRNLKIEFRNQLTRLQYLQFSKSIYQNQLNSIRLLTIAYKNQVEEGNVSQGEFIRLKAMELEIAKTINEFNREVNEAQKELKVFMHLPATTHLQITDEGFLKDTEQFSQLALNDIIEQAKIHRPDYRITQLEETYYNNLHAFEKAQRIPNLTLSSAYDRGGNAMLDFVGFGVSMDLPFFNRNQGNIRHAQIGIKKSKILRKEKTLKIENEIVLSYQNLSNAVFFLDEIASDYESTLDGLLTSYTQNFIERNISMLEYLDFLEAYLENKKVILEAGKDVNEMAEELNYTVGMDLIK